A single Cygnus atratus isolate AKBS03 ecotype Queensland, Australia chromosome 11, CAtr_DNAZoo_HiC_assembly, whole genome shotgun sequence DNA region contains:
- the OAZ2 gene encoding LOW QUALITY PROTEIN: ornithine decarboxylase antizyme 2 (The sequence of the model RefSeq protein was modified relative to this genomic sequence to represent the inferred CDS: deleted 1 base in 1 codon): MINTQDSSILPLSNCPQLQCCRHIVPGPLWCSDAPHPLSKIPGGRGGSRDPSLSALIYKDEKITVNQDVPVHEGKPHIVHFQYKVTEVKTSSWDAVLSNQSLFVEIPDGLLADGSKEGLSALLEFAEEKMKVNYVFICFRKSREDRAPLLKTFSFLGFEIVRPGHPSVPSRPDVMFMVYPLDQNSSSDEE, from the exons ATGATAAACACCCAGGACAG TAGTATCTTACCTTTGAGTAActgtccccagctgcagtgctgcaggcacaTCGTTCCAGGGCCTCTGTGGTGCTCC GATGCCCCTCACCCACTGTCGAAGATCCCCGGTGGGCGAGGGGGTAGCAGGGATCCTTCTCTTTCAGCTCTGATATATAAG GACGAGAAGATCACTGTTAACCAAGATGTCCCAGTGCACGAAGGGAAGCCTCACATTGTCCACTTCCAGTACAAGGTCACAGAGGTGAAGACCTCCTCCTGGGATGCAGTGCTCTCGAATCAGAGCCTCTTTGTGGAAATCCCTGATGGATTATTAGCTGATGGAAGCAAAGAAGG GTTATCAGCACTGTTGgaatttgctgaagaaaaaatgaaagtaaactACGTCtttatttgcttcagaaaaagcagagaagataGAG CTCCACTCTTGAAGACGTTCAGCTTCTTGGGCTTTGAAATCGTGAGGCCTGGTCACCCCTCTGTCCCATCGCGGCCAGATGTGATGTTCATGGTGTACCCCCTGGATCAGAACTCTTCCTCTGATGAAGAATAG